Within the Staphylococcus warneri genome, the region TGAACCACCAAATTCATCAATATAATCTTCTAAAATGGTTAGTGTTTCGGTATCTAAGTCATTTGTAGGTTCGTCTAATAATAATACATTCGGCTTATGTACTAATAAGCGTAAAAGATATAGACGCTTTTGTTCGCCACCTGACAATTTATACACTTTTTTACCATGCGTTGAACTTGGAAATAGAAAGCGCTCGAGCAATTGTGTTACAGATACAGAAGTACCATCTTTTTCCATAGCAACTTCACTTTCTTCTCGCAGATAATCAATGACTCGGATATCTCTATCTAATGTTTCTTCAGTTTGTTTAAAGTATGCCACTTTAACGGTCTGCCCTACTTTTAATTGGCCTTCAAACGATTGATCTTCAGATGCTAATATATTTAATAATGTTGTTTTACCCGCTCCATTAGGACCTACTATACCTATTTTTTGACCACTTTGTATAATCTCAGTAATATTTTCAAATAGTACTTTGTCATTGATTGATTTTGATAAATGATCTAATTCGTACACTTGTTTACCTAGTCTTGAGTGAGCTAAATTCAACTGTGCTTTATCTTGTTTCGTTTGTTGTTTAACTTCAGATTCTAAGTCGCTAAAGCGATTAATACGTGCCTGTTGTTTAGTTGTTCTAGCTTTTGCGCCAGCTCTCATCCAAGCTAATTCTTGCTTATATAGTGCCTTTTGCTTTTGTTGTTGCTTCTGTTCGATTTGTTCATTTTCAGCACGCATAGCTATGTAATCTTCATAATTACCAGGATATGTTTTTAACTTACCTCTATCTAATTCAATAATTCTTGAAGATACTTCGTTTAAAAAGTAACGGTCATGTGTTACAAATAAAACAGTATAAGGATATTGCTTTACGTAATTAATTAACCAGTTTATCGACTCAAAATCTAAATGGTTTGTCGGCTCGTCTAACAATAATAAATCGGGTTGTTCTATTAATGTCTTCGCTAAAACAACACGCTTTTGTTGACCACCTGATAATGCCTTCACTAATTTATTTGTATCATTAATGCCTAATTTAGAAAGTATGGTCTTGATTTCGGCATTATAATCCCATGCCTCTTTACGATCCATCATTTCTTGAGCTTCCATCATAATTTGAAATTGCTTGTCGCTTTGATTGATAGCATATTGATTTACAGCTTGTTCATAATCTTTAATCACCTTTAATGTAGGTGTATCAGAACTAAGTACTGCCTCAAACACTGTCATATCTCCATCAAGATCATGTTTCTGCGATGAATAACGTATTCGATAATTATTTGGATGTGTGATATCAGCCGTGAAGTCTTCGTCTATATTACCTATGACTTTCAGCAATGTACTCTTACCTGTACCATTAATCCCTACTAGCCCAATTTTTTCGTGTTCAGATATAGATAAATTTAAGTCATCGAATATCACTTTATCTGCATAGGATTTATTTAAATGTTCAATTTTATATGCTTCCATGCTTATCTTCCTTTTACTATCGAATTTTCTATATAATTTTGTTAAGCTTAAATCAGTTCTATATATTATACACCTTTTTAAGCTTAAATGATACAAGGAGACCTAGTTATGGCAGAATTCTTCGAAAATTTGCCTCCTCATTTTCAAGCTTTAATTGCAGGAATCATTACATGGTTATTAACAGCACTTGGTGCAGCTTCTGTCTTTATTTTTAAATCTGTTAATGATAAAGTGTTGAACTCGATGCAAGGGTTTGCTGCAGGTATTATGATTGCCGCAAGTTTCTGGTCTCTGTTACAACCCTCAATTGAATTTAGTAAAGATTCAGCAATGCCTTGGTTACCAGCTGCGATCGGATTCTTATTTGGTGGTTTCTTTATTCGCGGACTAGATTTTGTTATACCACATATGCACCGAAATGCGAAAGATGAAAATCAACAACAAGAAGGCATTGACACATCTCTAAGTAAAAATGCTTTACTTGTTCTTGCGATTACATTGCATAATATACCAGAAGGTTTATCAATTGGTGTTGCCTTTGGCGGCGTTGTATCAGGCAATGGTACTGCCACATTTTTAGGGGCAATTGGTTTAGCAATCGGTATAGGTATTCAAAACATTCCAGAAGGTGCAGCATTATCTATGCCAATAAAAGCAGCCGGTGCATCTAGTTGGAAAGCTTTTAACTATGGACAGGCTTCAGCTATTGTAGAACCCATATTTGCTATGCTTGGTGCAGGTGCAGTACTAGTTATTACACCGATGTTACCGTACGCGCTTGCCTTTGCTGCAGGTGCAATGATATTTGTAGTAGTAGAAGAGTTGATTCCAGATTCTCAATCAGGTAATAATACAGACTTAGCTACGCTAAGCTTAATGCTTGGTTTTGCTATTATGATGGTATTAGACGTTGCATTAGGTTAATCTAGTATTTTTATTAAGATGTAATTTCCATATAATTTCCTAAAATTAAAGTTTGACTACAAAGGCAGATAGAATAATAAAGAGGAGTGGGCGTTCAATAGAACCCCCACTCCTTTTATATATCGTATTAAAAAGACAAATCAAAACCGAATTGAGCGCTCATGCTCAATTCGGTTTTATTGAATTATTTTTTCTCGTTACCTTTTGGTCCTGTTTTATATTCATACTTCGATGGATCTACTTTTTTGAAATCAGGATTTTTATAGAATCTGAATAAGTCACCGTTAAGTAAACTATCATTCATTTCTAAATCTTTTTCAACTTGTTTTTGATTTTTCTCGAAGTCTTTTGGTTTTTTAGTTAGTAATTCATTATCTTTATTAGAATATAACTTACCGTTAACATATTTGTAGTCTTTAGTGATAAAGTCACCATTTCTAAATGGTACTACATCGTTATGTTGTTTAGAGAATAAATCAGTACCAAACATGATATAGTTTTTAGTATCGATACCAACTAAATGTAAAATCGTTGGCATAACATCCATTTGTCCAGCGTACTCTTTATTTATGCCACCTGATTTGCCTGGTATTTTAATCCAGAAACCAGTACGGTTTAAATCAGTGAATTTCGCTGGCGTGATCTTTTCACCTAATAATTTTTCCATCGCATTATTATGGTTTTCAGAGATACCATAGTGGTCACCATAAATCATGATAACAGAATCATCATATAAACCTTTTTTCTTAAGGTCAGTAACATATTCTTCAAGCGCTTGGTCTAAATAATGTGCTGTTTGAATGTATCCGTCAACTGTAGAGTCACCTGTGTTTGGCTTATCAATTGATGCATCCTTCTCATCTAAAGTGAATGGATAATGGTTAGTCAATGTAATAAGGTGAGAATAGAACGGTTTCTTCATTTTAGCTTGATAGTCCGCTGAATCTTTGAAGAATATTTTATCTTTTAATCCTAAGTTAACTACATTATCATCTGACATATCATAATACGTAGCATCATAGAACTTATCTATACCAAAGTGTTTATAAATTTGGTCTCTGTTCCAGAACGTTTTATAGTCACCATGCATGACATTTGAATTATAACCTTGCTTTTGGTCTAAAATTGCAGGTAGTGATTCATATGTGTTGTCACCTTTTAATGAATATGCAGAACCTTGTGGTAATCCATATATACTGTTATCCATTGTCAATTCGGCATCTGATGTCTTACCTTGACCAGTTTGATGGAAGAAGTTAGGGAAGTAAGTGTAATCTTCTTTACCACTTGATAGTTTGTTCAAGAATGGTGTTACTTCCTTACCATTAACTTTCTTGTTAATTAAGAAAGTTTGGAAACTCTCTAAATGGATTTTAATAATATTTTTCTTCTTAGCCGCACCATAATATTCTGGGTTAGGTTCAGTACGCTTTTGTTTTGTATAATTAAGTACTTTAGTTAAGTCATCTTCTGATGCTAAAGCCTTTTGTTGATTGTTTTCGATCGTTTTTACACCATCATATACTGTAAAGTTAAATGGTCCTAAATATTTAACTAAGTATTTATGGTCGAATGTACGAGTTAATAACTCTGGACGGTCAGTTTCAGCAAAAGCTAAGTTTAAGAAGAATAACGCAACTGATACAGCCATGACGACTGGAACAAATTTCTTACTAAATGCTTTTGTACTTAACCACTGACGTTTAAAGATTAGAATAAACAGGTAGATAATCGTATCGATAAAGTACACAAAGTCGTACCACTTAAATGAAGCACCTAATGCGCCACCCATAGATTCTACATTCCCTGCTTGATTCAAAGTACTAAACGTTAAAAAATCAGAGAAGAATCTGAAGTATACAACGTTGGCATACAGTAAAAATGTTAATAAGAATCCTCCAACAAAAATGAACCAGAAAGCCTTTTTACCTTTGAAGAATAGGAACACACTTAGTACTAGTGCGATTAAACTGTATGGATTCATCAGTAATATTAAGTTTTGTACTAATCCTTTAACACCTAAAGAAAAATCAACATAATATGAAAAATATGTCTTTAGCGTGATCGTAAATACGGTCATCAGGAAAAACGCAAAAAGACTTATCTTCTTTTTGTGAGAACTCATGTTTGTTTCCTCCGTTTATTGTTAATAAACCACAAGAACCTTATCAATAACGAATTAAACGTAATTAGGCAATAGTAATTTGTCTTAAAACAACACCAGTAAGCTTTATTCCTCTTTAACAATAACTACGTTTAACATATAAACGCATTGCTTACTTTACTACGTCGAAATAAAACAAGTTATTTCCATTTTTATTTTAATCCATTCCAATGTTGGTCTGCATGATTTAACACAATATATAATTTTTAAAATTCACTAAACATTTCATTTTGACGTTAAAAATAGCTAGTAGATTGGTCCAATAACTAGCTAATGTATTGTTGATGTTAATTTTTTATTAAGAAAATATGATGAATGTAATCATATTGTAACAAAATACATAGTTCAATATATTAATATAAAGGAAGCAACCTTAAATATCAAGTAAAAACACACTTTTCAACATATAAACTATGATTTAAAGTTATACCTTCTTTAATGTATCTATATATTATATAGACTTATATTGATTAAGCCATCCGTCTTAAGTACGAGCTTCCACCTTGCATTAATAGTGCCTATTTCAACATCTCTAACTGCATACGATACTCAATACCATGGAATAATTGATTTAACCAATTACTATATTTAATTAGATTTTTCTCGGCTGTTTCAATATCTATAAATTGGAATTTTAATTTTGATCCGGTTGGTTTCTGAGCTAACTTTGTTAAATGATAACTTGCTATCGTACCTATCTGAGGATAACTACCTAATGTATAGTGATCATTTAATAAGATGATTGGTGTACCATCTCTTTTAACTTGGA harbors:
- a CDS encoding ABC-F family ATP-binding cassette domain-containing protein, producing MSMEAYKIEHLNKSYADKVIFDDLNLSISEHEKIGLVGINGTGKSTLLKVIGNIDEDFTADITHPNNYRIRYSSQKHDLDGDMTVFEAVLSSDTPTLKVIKDYEQAVNQYAINQSDKQFQIMMEAQEMMDRKEAWDYNAEIKTILSKLGINDTNKLVKALSGGQQKRVVLAKTLIEQPDLLLLDEPTNHLDFESINWLINYVKQYPYTVLFVTHDRYFLNEVSSRIIELDRGKLKTYPGNYEDYIAMRAENEQIEQKQQQKQKALYKQELAWMRAGAKARTTKQQARINRFSDLESEVKQQTKQDKAQLNLAHSRLGKQVYELDHLSKSINDKVLFENITEIIQSGQKIGIVGPNGAGKTTLLNILASEDQSFEGQLKVGQTVKVAYFKQTEETLDRDIRVIDYLREESEVAMEKDGTSVSVTQLLERFLFPSSTHGKKVYKLSGGEQKRLYLLRLLVHKPNVLLLDEPTNDLDTETLTILEDYIDEFGGSVITVSHDRYFLNKVAQEYWYIHDGKMEKIIGSFEDYEAYKKAQDKQFAMDKQSANQTKHKPQSRKKSGLSYKEKREYEALLERIDQTETRLVEIDEEMVEASADYAKIKALNEEKEQLEATYDTDITRWSELEELKEQ
- a CDS encoding ZIP family metal transporter is translated as MAEFFENLPPHFQALIAGIITWLLTALGAASVFIFKSVNDKVLNSMQGFAAGIMIAASFWSLLQPSIEFSKDSAMPWLPAAIGFLFGGFFIRGLDFVIPHMHRNAKDENQQQEGIDTSLSKNALLVLAITLHNIPEGLSIGVAFGGVVSGNGTATFLGAIGLAIGIGIQNIPEGAALSMPIKAAGASSWKAFNYGQASAIVEPIFAMLGAGAVLVITPMLPYALAFAAGAMIFVVVEELIPDSQSGNNTDLATLSLMLGFAIMMVLDVALG
- the ltaS gene encoding polyglycerol-phosphate lipoteichoic acid synthase LtaS, which gives rise to MSSHKKKISLFAFFLMTVFTITLKTYFSYYVDFSLGVKGLVQNLILLMNPYSLIALVLSVFLFFKGKKAFWFIFVGGFLLTFLLYANVVYFRFFSDFLTFSTLNQAGNVESMGGALGASFKWYDFVYFIDTIIYLFILIFKRQWLSTKAFSKKFVPVVMAVSVALFFLNLAFAETDRPELLTRTFDHKYLVKYLGPFNFTVYDGVKTIENNQQKALASEDDLTKVLNYTKQKRTEPNPEYYGAAKKKNIIKIHLESFQTFLINKKVNGKEVTPFLNKLSSGKEDYTYFPNFFHQTGQGKTSDAELTMDNSIYGLPQGSAYSLKGDNTYESLPAILDQKQGYNSNVMHGDYKTFWNRDQIYKHFGIDKFYDATYYDMSDDNVVNLGLKDKIFFKDSADYQAKMKKPFYSHLITLTNHYPFTLDEKDASIDKPNTGDSTVDGYIQTAHYLDQALEEYVTDLKKKGLYDDSVIMIYGDHYGISENHNNAMEKLLGEKITPAKFTDLNRTGFWIKIPGKSGGINKEYAGQMDVMPTILHLVGIDTKNYIMFGTDLFSKQHNDVVPFRNGDFITKDYKYVNGKLYSNKDNELLTKKPKDFEKNQKQVEKDLEMNDSLLNGDLFRFYKNPDFKKVDPSKYEYKTGPKGNEKK